The Chaetodon trifascialis isolate fChaTrf1 chromosome 11, fChaTrf1.hap1, whole genome shotgun sequence nucleotide sequence ACACCAAAACAGTGTCGTACAGCAAAAATAATGTGTACTCTTGTGGTGTAAAAGTATAATGTAACAAGATGTACAGAAGCCTtctcaaaatgatgaaatttaACTGCAATAAAAATTTACACTTTTATTGCATATTTCAGTAAAGTCTTCAGCCACTATCAACAGTTGTAGCCGCATGTTTTTCTAATACAGATGTAATTCCTAACTGAACCAGATCGTGGCAGTGTAACACCAGTTTGGTGCTTACCTAAAAAAAGtaatagaagaagaaggaggacgCACTTTATAAATACCAAACCGGAAATGACGCAAGTTTAAATCTTGGGCGGCACTGAATTTGGCACGTAGGTAAAGTAACATTTGAATTTGAAGTTAGTCAGTGAGAAAAGATAAACAAATATTAAAGAATAGTACGATTTTATTTCGATTCTATGTTTGTTCATTTATCGATGAAAGGAGGGTATAACTTCAGAACGACCACAACATAATTTCGAGATAACCCAAGTTAGCTTGTTACCAAGACGTTAACGTTACCTAAATTTTGATTTCTCCACGACAGCAcggaggagaagaaaaatggAGAGCAGCCTGTCCAGACTTCTTGTTGGTCTCCCTGTACAAATCTGTCGAAGTGATGGTGAGCTGATGTTTGTATTTCAGCGTTCATCGTGCAAATATGTCGGTAACAAAGCCTGACTTTGACTTgccgttttgtgtgtgtgtgtgtgtgtgtgtgtgtgtgtgtgtgtgtgtgtgtgtgtgtgtgtgtgtgtgtgtgaaccaggTCGGGTGCATCTTGCGACGGTGAAATCCGTTGATACAGTTAAGTCCACGGTTATGGTAGAATGGCATGAGGGTaacacctgcagaggaaaagaggtCAGTAcgtccataaacacagacaggacagtgTTACATTAGTGGTAGCATGAACTAACCAATCATCTCTGAATATGTTTGAAATATCAGGTATATATTCAGGATTAAAGCAAGCTGGCATCTAACCTAAGTTTatgtttctgaatgtttcatttGACCGGCTGTGGTTGTGGTTTAGGTTGGAGTGAATGAGTTGTGTACACTTAATCCAGAGCTTTTGGACCATGTCAATGCTGCCACCAACAAGTCTCCAgatccacctcctcctgctccagaACAGGTGAGCGTCACCTTACTTCCAAAAATCTGGAGCAGCTTGTTGTCAGTGTCAAGAGGTTGAACCCTGTTTCTAAGAATTTGAGCATTTACACTGTCAAACATTGAACCTCAACTTGTTTTGTTGCTCTTATGTCAAATTGGCTTGTTTGGGGTTATTATTCTAAAGCGTCTGAAtaattctccctctctctgtctcttctgtaGAAGTATGAGGGTCGACTGCGCTCCTCTCGGATTCCCGCCCCTGCCTCctgtatgtaaatatattttactCTTTAGTGTAGATTGTTATGTCCTGTAGTTTGTCTCCTAACAGCTTGTTTCCTCCCAAAAGCCTCTGCTCCAGCACTCACCAATGCTGAAGAGTCAGGTCAGCATGACATGCATGTTCCTCTCTAAAGGAAATTAGTGGCATTGTCTAATCAGTCCTTTGCTAATGGGATCATGGTGCAAATTCATATAATTCCCAATCCCCGGAGAGCTGCTCACTGGCCATTGATTTAGACATAAGTGATGATCTGCTTACAGGGATGTAAATAGACAACTTTGGGTAATACTGGGTACACAGCACTATTGATTTTTGTCCATCTGCTCTAAATCCCGGGTGGGAATAAAGAGTGGGGGGAAAAAGGGAGTGCCCTGTATCATCATTGAGAAGTTACAGCATTTGTACCAGAATTTTCTTCTGTTATGGTAGAGTGGGCTGTGATGATACAATgcattgcttttttgtttttcatcattaacTGAAAGCAACACTGCATATCGTCAGTCAGTAATATTTTCATATGCAAATCAAATACTTAATCACCTGCTGCACTGTAGCGTACACTCTTCTGTTCCTGTGTTAATCTCTCATGGCTcacctctctgtcactctggGTCTCTGGAGGATCTTGTTTCATTTGAGATTGGAAACCTTGTTGCCGCGATCACTTTTGATTTGGCATACTAGTGCTACGTAGAGTTTATCTGTACATTGTTCCAGGCTTTGCATTACATTTAACCTGAGAAAAAAAGAATGCTAGCAATATTGAACAATAGAGGTCGACCGATTGACTTGGCTCTGATAGTGGCAGCTGGCTGGCGGCtaaccctccaccctccaccgtCCCAAGTTAGTCAGTGTCCATTAAGGTTGTGATCCTGTACGATATGCAGACCAGTCTTCTGTCTGGAGATGATGCAGGCaagctgtgtttcctccattATAATATCAGGCTTCTCAATTGGAAATACTGACTTTGAGGGAAAATAACAGCTCAAAAAAATACAGATCGCTCACTGATGCTCAGTCATCCAGATTTACTTATTTAGATATTTATTATCAAGTTATTTTATCATGCATCTGTGCAATTTCTAGTAATATCAAAAATTGTTCATTTCTGACAGTGTCTAATTTTAACAGCTGATCAATTTGCTCTCAGCTTTTCCTGCCCCAAACTATCATTGTAGATCGGTCTTTCAAACTCCGCTATCGGTCGACCTCTACTCAGCAATTTTTAAGACACTGCTgcttgtgctgcagctgtttgacttAAATTTGTCTGACTTTCAGTTGCCCGGCGGTCTCAGGTCAGGCAGACATGTATGTTCCAGGCCCCGGCCCCTGTTCCTGCACCTGTCCCAACCTCTTCTCAGGCAAACCCAGAGACGATGCACCCTGAACTCCCCTCCTCATCAGTCCTCACAAACTCTGGTTGGTAGTGATCTtctgaaaacatggaaaaatgccaaaaaaaaaaggacgaTATTAACTGATGTAACATGACACATTGGTAATGGAATCACAAGATGTAGAACATGTAGTAGATTTTCTGGTGTTTTCCATGTACAACAACATGCTTTCTTTGCcagtcattttgaaatatttgtcCTCCATATAAACTCAAGTGCATTCTCCTGACTCATCTAGCGATTCCTAATCAGCAGCGTAAAAAGAATAAGACCAAAACAGCTCTGCCACTTGTGCCTGAGGCAATAAAGGAAAATGATGAACCCGCCAGAATGCCTCCGCCATCTGCAGTCCAAGGTCAgtaacatgttttcactgacaTGACGTCATAGGTAGTGGGTACCCACTGATTACAGTGGGGGGGCTCTACACATTCATGTCAGAAGTACACCAATAGATGTTTTGATCTGTGTACAAAACAATAGTATAAATCATCTCTATGCACTTTAGGCAGAAGAAAATCTGTGGCTCCTCAAGAGCTAAACAAAGGCAACAAGAGGCTGTCTTGTGCTGTTAAGCCTGCTGACATACAGACCAAGAAGGGAAAggtgagttttttttgtttgtttgtttttttaactcgtTCTGCTAtttgtgtcttttattttgtgattaGAAAAGTTTGACTTGGTTGGGACTTACACACGAGAGAACCTGCTTCCCTTTGTTTACCTTTCAGTTTGGCGAAACTTATCGACCCAACCAGAAGTTCTACGACATGATCCAAGACTTCAGAGAGACCTTGGAAGTAACCCCCATATCAACTACTGAGCATGTGAGTCTGGACTGAACAACTCTGTGCCTTGTATGAAGGTATATGCTGGTGTGCCATTGTAGCCCATACTAACAGCGCATCTTGTGTTTTCATAGATCGAACCTCGCAGGatttgcgtgtgtgttcgcAAGCGGCCCCTGAACAAGCAAGGTACATTTGGAGTGGCGTCTAACACCCTGTACACGGTATCATTTGATCTGACACTATGCAGAAATATTAGCTATCGTAAGATAATCTggacattcatgtttttttttttccagagattAATAAAAAGGAGATAGATGTGGTGTCTGTCCCTGGAAAAGGTTCTCTGCTGGTTCATGAGCCAAAACAGAAGGTGGACCTCACGAAGTACCTGGACAACCAAGTCTTCCACTTTGATTTCTCCTTTGACGAGACGGCAACCAACGACCTGGTCTACATGTAATGACCTCGTTTGTCCTTTTTTCAGAAGTTGTATTTTTCACACATACTGctattttcttgttttaaagAGTTCACTTCATGacagatgttttttcttcaggttCACAGCCAAACCTTTGGTGCAGTCCATTTTCGAAGGTGGCATGGCAACATGTTTCGCCTAtggccagacaggaagtgggaaGACTCATGTAAGAAGTCTCAGCTTTCTGTGTGAGGCTGACTTGCCTTGAAGCAGTATTTTCCAGAACTTATTCGTTTACTTTTTGCTTGTTGGCACATTTTCTCTGTAGACGATGGGAGGTGATTTCACAGGGAAGCAGCAGAACAGCGCTAAAGGAATCTACGCCTTGGCGGGTAAGACTGAAACCATCCGCAGCAGCTCTTTATGCACATCATGTCAAGGGAAATAGTTCATCTGGGTTTTCACATTAAGATGATTAGCAGGTGGGAATCTATCAAAAGCTGATTTTTCAATTAGGTATTATCTGCACAAGTTGTGTTTATTCCAGTTAACTCAGGAGTCCCAGATAATCTCATTCGCTTTACTCTTTAAACTACAGATCATTCAGGATTTAGCCTCTTCCATGAATACTTTGTTTCAATCATTTTTCAATCTTTCCCCTTCTAGCCCAAGATGTTTTCACCTACCTCAACCACAGGAGGTTTGCCAACTTGGATCTTTCTGCCTACGTCAGCTTCTTTGAGATTTACAATGGAAAAGTacgaaaaaaaaacctttcctcCCACCTCCAGGAGCACATTTATCAAGAATATTTGACTAAGATATCAGCAAGTTATCCTGAAcatgaaatatactttttgatTTAGGTGTATGACCTGCTGAACAAGAAGGCCAAGCTGCGGGTTCTCGAAGATGACCGACAGCAGGTTCAGGTTGTGGGCCTGGAGGAGGTCTACGTGTCCACAGCAGAGGAGGTCATCAAGATGATACAGATGGGCAGTGCATGCAGGTACGACTTCTGTTAAGAACGGATATGTTGCAGTCTCGCTGTACATGCAGTATGTAGTGTTCATTGGTTATTTTAACAGAGCAACCCAGTACTGAAAGTCCTGGGTTACTTAAAACTGCTGGCACATAAGCAGACATATAATGTAGTAGCAccaaagcagcattttcttatttttcgGATGTTTGTGATTCTGCAGATCATGAAAAATACGTTGTAACATTAACTTTCCCTTTCCCTtgctttcccttttcttctgtCCTATTGTCCCTCCAGAACATCAGGCCAGACCTCAGCCAACGCCAACTCCTCCCGCTCTCACGCCATCCTCCAGATTGTCCTGCGACGCAATGACCGTGCCACCACGCTGCACGGCAAATTTTCATTGATCGATTTGGCTGGCAATGAGCGCGGCACAGATGTCAGCAGCAATGACCGCAACACTTTGGTTGAGACTGCCGAGATCAACCGCAGCCTGCTGGCTCTCAAGGTAGACTGAGATAGATCAGTAGCTATGGGCTGCAGCGTGCGAAAAGTCTGtttctcctcttgctcttcGACTGGGATGTAGATGAAGTAAACATGGCTCTCAAACTGAAACTACTCCCTGTGTACAACTCCTGACGTTGTCAGAACTCTGTCCAAATGTTATTATGCATGCAGCACCTAAAGGGATGTTGGAAATCACACCTTACATGCCCGTGTGCCTCCTCTCGTGTCCTGTAGGAGTGCATTCGTTCACTAGGAAAGAACAGTGACCACATTCCCTTCAGGATGAGCACTTTGACCAAGGTCCTCAGGGATTCCTTCATTGGAGAAAAGTCCAGGACCTGCATGGTATGTTAAAACTAGGCTTGCTATCAGTTTGGCATGTGGTGTATTATGGTCTGATTACGGTATAATACATGATGCAGATGCATAGCAAACAagcccagactgtgtgtgtatgtgtttaattACAGGATGTATGGATACATATTCTTTTCCTTCTTATTCCATAGATTGCTATGGTGTCTCCAAGCATGGCTTCATGTGAATATACAATGAACACACTACGTTATGCTGACAGGTACATGTTTAGTTtatgaaattatttatttcatttcaattttaactttttaaattcTGAAAAGAATATCATGCCAGGGAACATAAGACTTGAAACATTTTCCGCTCTTTGGCAGAGTGAAGGAACTGAATGGCAGCTCCACAGCCAGCGGGGCAGCTAAGGCACAAGAGCCGGTCGACAGCTCCACAGAGGAGGTAAGGTTGTACAAGATGGGTTCAAAATTAGAATTAATTTTGATTATATCCTATTTAGAATTAGCTAAACTTTCGGTAttgcttttgtgtattttagGAATCCGTTTTGGATACCAGTGTGTATGATGCCATTTCTGAAgtggcagagctggaggagaaagtTTATGAAGAGCTCAAGGTGGAGTCTGTTCTTCTTTACAGTATGCAAGTGATAgtgcctttttttaaaactggCTTTCTGAATCCTCACACTTTTCTCACTGTTGTTCCTCAGAGGGTAAATGAGTTCGTCAAGGCGATGGAGCAACCCTCGTACAACATCAAGGCAGAACTTCCCAACCTGGTGGATGGTTCCCGGAAGATACTGGGTTTGTACAAACCATTTTGGTTTTCTGTCCATTAGTTTAGATGGACACATCTGATTCTGGATAATGGAATAGCCATCCCAAGCCACTGGTTCATGCATGTGGATGACACCTGGGTGAAAATCAGAGGGCAGGAAATTGGCTCTTTTACAGATTGCATGAACACAGTGGATAAAAACATTACGTTCACTTGAGAGGAAACCACAAagtattcacacacatacacattctgAGGCTTGAGAGAAGAAATATAATCATATGAAACAAGCACTGATCACCCTATTATTTGACCATTTGGAGGC carries:
- the kif2c gene encoding kinesin-like protein KIF2C isoform X2, which encodes MESSLSRLLVGLPVQICRSDGRVHLATVKSVDTVKSTVMVEWHEGNTCRGKEVGVNELCTLNPELLDHVNAATNKSPDPPPPAPEQKYEGRLRSSRIPAPASFARRSQVRQTCMFQAPAPVPAPVPTSSQANPETMHPELPSSSVLTNSAIPNQQRKKNKTKTALPLVPEAIKENDEPARMPPPSAVQGRRKSVAPQELNKGNKRLSCAVKPADIQTKKGKFGETYRPNQKFYDMIQDFRETLEVTPISTTEHIEPRRICVCVRKRPLNKQEINKKEIDVVSVPGKGSLLVHEPKQKVDLTKYLDNQVFHFDFSFDETATNDLVYMFTAKPLVQSIFEGGMATCFAYGQTGSGKTHTMGGDFTGKQQNSAKGIYALAAQDVFTYLNHRRFANLDLSAYVSFFEIYNGKVYDLLNKKAKLRVLEDDRQQVQVVGLEEVYVSTAEEVIKMIQMGSACRTSGQTSANANSSRSHAILQIVLRRNDRATTLHGKFSLIDLAGNERGTDVSSNDRNTLVETAEINRSLLALKECIRSLGKNSDHIPFRMSTLTKVLRDSFIGEKSRTCMIAMVSPSMASCEYTMNTLRYADRVKELNGSSTASGAAKAQEPVDSSTEEESVLDTSVYDAISEVAELEEKVYEELKRVNEFVKAMEQPSYNIKAELPNLVDGSRKILDTLLALQSAMEQESLSMMKY
- the kif2c gene encoding kinesin-like protein KIF2C isoform X1, producing the protein MESSLSRLLVGLPVQICRSDGRVHLATVKSVDTVKSTVMVEWHEGNTCRGKEVGVNELCTLNPELLDHVNAATNKSPDPPPPAPEQKYEGRLRSSRIPAPASSSAPALTNAEESVARRSQVRQTCMFQAPAPVPAPVPTSSQANPETMHPELPSSSVLTNSAIPNQQRKKNKTKTALPLVPEAIKENDEPARMPPPSAVQGRRKSVAPQELNKGNKRLSCAVKPADIQTKKGKFGETYRPNQKFYDMIQDFRETLEVTPISTTEHIEPRRICVCVRKRPLNKQEINKKEIDVVSVPGKGSLLVHEPKQKVDLTKYLDNQVFHFDFSFDETATNDLVYMFTAKPLVQSIFEGGMATCFAYGQTGSGKTHTMGGDFTGKQQNSAKGIYALAAQDVFTYLNHRRFANLDLSAYVSFFEIYNGKVYDLLNKKAKLRVLEDDRQQVQVVGLEEVYVSTAEEVIKMIQMGSACRTSGQTSANANSSRSHAILQIVLRRNDRATTLHGKFSLIDLAGNERGTDVSSNDRNTLVETAEINRSLLALKECIRSLGKNSDHIPFRMSTLTKVLRDSFIGEKSRTCMIAMVSPSMASCEYTMNTLRYADRVKELNGSSTASGAAKAQEPVDSSTEEESVLDTSVYDAISEVAELEEKVYEELKRVNEFVKAMEQPSYNIKAELPNLVDGSRKILDTLLALQSAMEQESLSMMKY